Proteins encoded by one window of Ignavibacteriota bacterium:
- a CDS encoding MATE family efflux transporter produces MKQIDLLNGPIDSTLIKFATPLAISFIVNLLYAWIDLYFVSRLGASAVAALGISERIWFFTFAVGSGFAVGSGIIIARRIGENKSSTAAGTAIQSVLIMFFLGIILAGVLHLFLNEIQTLLGIKGKVKELSAYYFSSLIWGVPFNFLIFQINAIIRSSGNSKYPMFILLLSNAVNIILTPIFIFGYGPIEAMGIFGAGLGTSMSYGFASIFGLYIMFFKSKTFRFNLKYFKFEKEVLIKIAKLGIPASLQLIAVSITSMGLAANANIFGTEILSTYIIGLRVDLLVSMSIFAYGASIEIIAGQNMGAGKIDRIFLYQKAAIKQLTILLSIFGIVVFVYGKYLGKFFTDDVVIIREVSIYLRFAVFGYIPFAIGIIAIRIISGAGDYIRSLKIVFVSLILIQLPGAYLFSKFFSTHIAIWGMIFVSMSFFSIYGYLQVKQRAWIKIRL; encoded by the coding sequence GTGAAACAAATTGATTTATTGAATGGACCTATAGATTCTACTCTTATAAAGTTTGCGACTCCATTGGCAATCAGCTTTATAGTTAATTTGTTGTATGCCTGGATTGATTTGTATTTTGTGAGCCGCTTAGGTGCTTCAGCAGTAGCTGCATTGGGTATCAGCGAAAGAATATGGTTCTTTACATTTGCTGTTGGCAGTGGCTTTGCTGTTGGCAGCGGTATAATAATAGCCAGAAGAATTGGTGAGAATAAATCATCCACTGCTGCAGGAACTGCAATTCAATCTGTTTTAATTATGTTTTTTCTTGGAATTATTTTAGCTGGCGTACTTCATTTATTTTTGAATGAAATTCAAACTCTTCTTGGTATCAAAGGCAAGGTAAAAGAACTTTCGGCTTATTATTTCAGTTCATTAATATGGGGTGTTCCTTTTAATTTTTTAATTTTCCAGATAAATGCTATCATTCGTTCATCGGGAAATTCTAAGTATCCAATGTTCATTTTACTATTGTCAAATGCTGTAAATATTATACTGACGCCGATTTTCATTTTTGGTTACGGACCAATTGAGGCAATGGGTATTTTTGGGGCTGGTTTGGGAACTTCTATGTCCTATGGATTTGCTTCAATTTTTGGATTGTATATAATGTTTTTCAAAAGCAAGACATTTAGATTCAATTTAAAATACTTTAAGTTCGAGAAAGAAGTGTTGATAAAAATTGCAAAACTTGGAATCCCTGCATCGCTTCAGCTGATTGCCGTAAGTATAACAAGTATGGGACTTGCTGCTAATGCAAATATTTTCGGAACAGAGATATTGAGTACTTATATTATTGGTTTAAGAGTTGATTTATTAGTATCAATGTCAATATTTGCTTATGGTGCATCAATTGAGATTATAGCCGGTCAGAATATGGGAGCAGGCAAAATAGACAGGATTTTTCTATATCAAAAGGCTGCAATAAAACAACTTACAATACTTCTAAGTATATTTGGAATTGTAGTATTTGTTTACGGAAAATATTTAGGAAAATTTTTTACTGATGATGTTGTAATAATCAGGGAAGTTTCAATATATCTGAGATTTGCTGTTTTTGGATATATCCCGTTTGCAATCGGAATAATTGCTATCAGAATAATAAGCGGTGCCGGAGACTATATAAGAAGTTTAAAAATCGTATTTGTTAGCTTAATATTAATACAATTGCCGGGTGCATATTTATTTTCCAAGTTTTTTTCTACTCATATCGCAATTTGGGGCATGATTTTTGTATCAATGTCATTTTTTTCTATATACGGCTATCTACAAGTAAAACAAAGAGCTTGGATAAAAATTCGTCTATGA
- a CDS encoding glycosyltransferase yields the protein MVWIIVVSVVIFTLRALVMFIGSSLERSKVLKKSVADNIKTVSVIVPARNEEDKIESCIRNLSKCNYPLDKFEIIAINDRSEDKTGEILDILASEITNLKVLHIKSDIDKGNLKGKPGALHFGIKQSKGEIIMMTDADCTVNPNWIRTISDKFNDEKIGLVPSYTLIDGERYFDKIQAVEWLYMHTMASAGIGLNNPLGCYGNNLSIRKTVYDELGGYPKIKFSVTEDLALLKAVFKAGHKVNYVCDYNASVTTLPCLNIKEYISQHKRWAVGGLDLGINAVIFPLTSLAVWAGLIVGIVAFNPLWILAVLFARVIGDYIVIKPAMNILRQNHVNSWILPAIGFFMLMELIVPPLLIDSKIVWKGQVFNKKS from the coding sequence ATGGTCTGGATAATCGTCGTTTCAGTTGTCATTTTTACTCTCAGAGCACTTGTGATGTTTATAGGCAGCTCTTTAGAGCGCTCGAAAGTCTTAAAAAAATCTGTAGCCGATAATATCAAAACTGTTTCCGTTATTGTGCCTGCAAGAAATGAAGAAGATAAAATTGAATCCTGCATCCGGAACCTGTCCAAATGCAATTACCCTCTTGATAAATTTGAAATTATTGCAATTAATGACAGGTCTGAAGATAAAACAGGCGAAATACTCGATATACTTGCCTCCGAAATAACTAATCTAAAAGTACTTCATATAAAAAGCGATATTGACAAAGGTAATTTGAAAGGTAAACCGGGCGCATTACACTTCGGGATTAAGCAATCCAAAGGTGAAATAATTATGATGACAGATGCTGATTGTACAGTAAATCCAAATTGGATTAGGACTATTTCCGATAAGTTTAATGATGAAAAAATCGGACTTGTTCCTTCTTATACATTAATTGATGGTGAGCGGTACTTTGACAAAATTCAAGCTGTCGAATGGCTCTATATGCACACCATGGCAAGTGCAGGAATCGGACTCAATAATCCTTTAGGATGTTATGGCAATAATCTTTCGATACGAAAAACAGTTTATGATGAATTAGGTGGTTATCCAAAAATAAAATTCTCAGTAACAGAGGATTTAGCTTTGCTGAAAGCTGTTTTCAAAGCAGGACACAAAGTAAATTATGTCTGTGATTACAATGCTTCAGTGACGACTCTTCCTTGTTTAAATATTAAAGAGTATATATCTCAACACAAACGATGGGCTGTCGGCGGGCTTGACCTTGGAATTAATGCGGTCATATTTCCTTTGACATCTCTTGCAGTATGGGCAGGGCTTATTGTCGGAATAGTTGCGTTCAATCCACTTTGGATATTAGCTGTACTTTTTGCCCGAGTAATTGGCGATTATATTGTAATTAAACCGGCAATGAATATTCTAAGACAAAATCATGTTAATTCGTGGATTTTGCCGGCAATCGGTTTCTTTATGCTTATGGAACTGATTGTACCACCTCTTCTGATTGACAGCAAAATCGTTTGGAAAGGACAAGTTTTTAATAAAAAAAGTTGA
- a CDS encoding glycosyltransferase: MNINTYIEKGRELILNGNYNDAKDILIECFRADNNNPDAIISIAECEIKMGNQHKALYLANEAAKIIKSPKIEIIKNEIFEIINNSSISEKLLTVAYIVKNEENSLPKSIASIKNVADEIIVVDTGSTDNTIETAKQLGAKVYYFDWINDYSAARNISIKHATSKWILYLDADERITEESKNLIRKTILEASEETGGLICEINSNYIMDDGTEGIYNGNYPRLFRNIGYPVLHFFGKVHEQISPSFIERGYELSDSPIVIVHEGYAISSSDLKVKLNKHIKTLTDDIQNEPYNGYTWYQLGNTLYQMKRYSECKEILENALKCGNLTKYLSANTALLLSRVEEFLGDMKSAFDWAHEALKYIDKYQHALIRKAEILQKLGKLDNFKKK, encoded by the coding sequence ATGAATATTAATACCTATATAGAAAAAGGCAGAGAACTTATATTAAATGGTAATTACAACGATGCTAAAGACATTCTGATTGAATGCTTCAGAGCGGATAACAATAACCCTGACGCTATAATTTCTATTGCTGAGTGCGAAATAAAAATGGGTAACCAGCATAAAGCATTATATCTTGCCAACGAAGCAGCGAAAATTATCAAATCTCCGAAAATTGAAATAATTAAAAATGAAATTTTTGAAATAATCAATAATTCAAGTATTTCCGAAAAATTATTGACTGTTGCTTATATTGTAAAAAATGAAGAGAATTCTCTTCCAAAATCTATAGCAAGTATAAAAAATGTCGCTGATGAAATTATTGTAGTTGATACAGGTTCAACTGATAATACAATCGAAACCGCAAAACAACTGGGAGCAAAAGTTTATTATTTTGACTGGATAAATGACTATTCGGCAGCAAGAAACATCTCTATTAAGCATGCAACATCTAAATGGATACTATATCTTGATGCAGATGAAAGAATAACTGAAGAAAGTAAAAATCTTATCAGAAAAACAATTCTCGAGGCATCAGAAGAAACAGGTGGTCTAATCTGTGAAATTAACAGTAATTATATCATGGATGACGGAACTGAAGGAATTTACAATGGAAATTATCCACGTCTTTTCAGAAACATCGGGTATCCGGTTTTACACTTTTTCGGAAAAGTTCACGAACAAATCTCTCCTTCATTTATCGAAAGAGGCTATGAACTAAGTGATTCCCCGATTGTTATTGTTCATGAAGGTTATGCAATATCAAGTAGCGATCTTAAGGTCAAACTGAACAAACACATCAAAACTTTAACCGATGACATTCAAAATGAACCATACAACGGCTACACATGGTATCAGCTTGGCAATACTTTATACCAAATGAAAAGATACTCCGAATGCAAGGAAATTCTTGAAAACGCTCTGAAATGTGGTAATCTTACAAAATACTTATCTGCAAATACAGCGTTACTGCTTTCACGTGTTGAAGAATTTTTGGGAGATATGAAATCAGCATTTGACTGGGCGCACGAGGCACTTAAATATATTGATAAATACCAACATGCACTTATCAGGAAAGCCGAAATACTGCAGAAACTTGGGAAATTAGATAATTTCAAAAAAAAATGA
- the rpsT gene encoding 30S ribosomal protein S20: MAHHKSALKRMRQSRKRRLYNRLNKKTAKFAIRAVREATTFEEAMEKFRLATKVLDRISAKNVIHKNTAANKKSSLAKHVNKLKFAGQTA; the protein is encoded by the coding sequence ATGGCGCATCATAAGTCAGCATTAAAAAGAATGAGACAGTCACGTAAACGCCGTCTCTACAACAGACTGAACAAAAAAACTGCTAAATTTGCAATTAGAGCAGTACGCGAAGCTACTACTTTTGAAGAGGCTATGGAAAAATTCAGATTAGCTACGAAGGTTCTTGATAGAATCAGCGCTAAGAATGTTATCCATAAAAACACAGCCGCTAACAAAAAGTCGTCATTAGCTAAACATGTAAATAAATTAAAGTTTGCGGGTCAGACAGCGTAA
- the tsaE gene encoding tRNA (adenosine(37)-N6)-threonylcarbamoyltransferase complex ATPase subunit type 1 TsaE, with amino-acid sequence MDKIITGSENETILAGINFARGLNQGNIIALTGELGAGKTEFVKGICEFYGVEEIVTSPTFTIINSYEGFKSSGSFMIYHIDLYRINDQQELKEIGFEECLSDDTSIKLIEWAEKAEDRLREIDYLIEIKTDEYDENKREILIKKC; translated from the coding sequence GTGGATAAAATTATTACCGGTTCAGAGAATGAGACAATTTTAGCAGGAATAAACTTTGCAAGGGGACTAAATCAGGGTAACATTATTGCCCTAACAGGCGAGCTTGGAGCAGGAAAAACGGAATTTGTAAAAGGTATTTGTGAGTTTTACGGGGTTGAGGAAATAGTTACAAGTCCTACTTTTACAATTATTAACAGTTACGAAGGTTTTAAATCTTCCGGTTCTTTTATGATTTACCATATTGACCTTTACAGAATTAATGACCAACAAGAATTGAAGGAGATTGGCTTTGAGGAATGTTTGTCTGATGATACAAGTATCAAATTGATAGAGTGGGCAGAAAAAGCTGAGGATAGATTGCGCGAAATTGATTACCTTATTGAGATAAAAACAGATGAGTATGATGAAAATAAAAGAGAAATCTTGATAAAAAAATGCTAA
- a CDS encoding short-chain dehydrogenase, whose product MEIKGSKILVLGGWGLVGSAICRKLMEHNPSQLIISSLKESEALDAVEQMKSEYPDANPEMFVPKWGNIFTRTDWKDLDFRDVLTTQDKRKIHIKDIFYELSDDVVKNSALYKLIVDTKPDLVIDCINTATAIAYLNIYSTVINAIKRIEDSNLDEALVEQIIASSYIPQLIRHIQLLYTGLQEAGTRMYFKIGTSGTGGMGFNIPYTHSEERPSRVLLSKNAVAGAQTLLLYILARTPGGPVVKEIKPTAAIAWKKIAYGDVKRRGQAIELVDMPFESAKPIDGYLHFDDKSGVSETGDTFKSVYIDTGENGIFSRGEFQAISSLGQMEIITPEEIADYLVFEVLGGNTGKDVIQGLDAFTMGPTYRGGMLRNVAMNKLDELEHEHGVNSVAFELLGPPRLSKLLYEAYLLKRICGAMNKVSDLSAEELSEKAEEILKSDNQLRQQILSIGIAVMMKDGKNYLRGKDIKIPVRRGDDKLEMTEENVNQWCYDGWIDLRKQNFVVWKKRIEDIMNHSNSLPNDDTSSRFTYTNDFWDKFENIDEGKVVSWIFEFEDKGWRFKR is encoded by the coding sequence ATGGAAATTAAAGGATCAAAAATTCTTGTATTAGGCGGTTGGGGCTTGGTTGGCTCAGCTATTTGCCGTAAATTGATGGAACACAACCCATCACAATTGATTATTTCATCACTTAAAGAATCTGAAGCTTTAGATGCGGTTGAGCAGATGAAATCTGAGTATCCGGATGCAAATCCGGAAATGTTTGTTCCAAAATGGGGCAATATTTTTACAAGAACTGACTGGAAAGATCTTGATTTCCGCGATGTACTTACGACTCAGGATAAAAGAAAAATACATATCAAAGATATTTTTTACGAATTATCAGATGATGTCGTAAAAAATTCAGCATTATATAAATTAATCGTTGACACAAAACCGGATTTGGTAATTGATTGTATCAATACAGCTACTGCGATTGCTTATCTGAATATTTACAGTACTGTTATAAATGCAATCAAAAGAATTGAAGACAGCAATTTAGATGAAGCACTTGTTGAGCAAATTATTGCAAGCTCATATATACCTCAGCTAATTCGCCATATACAATTACTATATACAGGATTGCAGGAAGCCGGTACCAGAATGTACTTCAAAATCGGTACAAGTGGAACAGGTGGTATGGGATTCAATATACCTTATACACACAGTGAGGAAAGGCCTTCAAGAGTTCTTCTCTCAAAGAATGCTGTAGCCGGTGCCCAAACATTACTTCTTTACATTTTAGCACGTACTCCGGGCGGACCTGTTGTTAAAGAAATTAAACCAACTGCTGCTATAGCCTGGAAGAAAATTGCTTACGGCGATGTTAAGAGAAGAGGTCAGGCTATTGAGCTTGTTGATATGCCTTTTGAATCTGCTAAACCGATAGATGGATATTTACATTTTGATGATAAAAGCGGTGTGTCTGAAACCGGCGATACTTTCAAATCTGTGTATATTGACACAGGTGAAAATGGTATTTTTTCACGTGGTGAGTTTCAAGCTATAAGCTCTCTTGGGCAAATGGAAATTATTACTCCTGAAGAAATTGCTGATTATTTAGTATTTGAAGTACTTGGTGGTAACACCGGTAAAGATGTAATTCAGGGATTGGATGCATTTACTATGGGACCAACATATCGCGGTGGTATGCTAAGAAATGTTGCTATGAATAAATTAGATGAACTCGAACATGAGCATGGAGTAAATAGTGTTGCTTTCGAGCTACTGGGACCTCCGCGTCTATCTAAATTGCTTTATGAAGCATATCTGCTCAAACGAATTTGCGGTGCTATGAATAAAGTGTCAGATTTATCGGCTGAAGAATTATCAGAAAAAGCAGAAGAAATTCTAAAATCTGATAATCAGTTAAGACAACAGATTTTATCTATCGGTATTGCTGTTATGATGAAAGATGGAAAGAATTATCTAAGAGGCAAGGATATTAAAATACCTGTCAGACGCGGTGACGATAAACTTGAAATGACTGAAGAAAATGTAAATCAATGGTGCTATGACGGCTGGATTGATTTGCGTAAACAAAATTTTGTAGTTTGGAAAAAGCGAATTGAAGACATTATGAATCATTCAAATTCACTTCCAAATGATGATACAAGTTCCAGATTTACATATACAAATGATTTCTGGGATAAGTTTGAAAATATTGATGAAGGAAAAGTAGTTAGCTGGATATTTGAGTTTGAAGATAAAGGCTGGCGTTTCAAACGATAA
- a CDS encoding T9SS type A sorting domain-containing protein: MKKLLLLIALMIGLVLSVAYTKDKNDDDDELLRRSQLQEPPTFNAGSTSFPRNFAPTAQWQDPFNAAVSTGYYWIDNTEVLSEQLFPNMRPAIGRADTFYQPELWRKITPGPRMLPKTYWEQNKEEGLAFFRQPADPDFWTSPTDSTDDAIAGPIPLGIRGGFYFNGLRYDSFYVSTNGVIALTNRRYFYDANGNRVIPPGATNCYDPMSMDWFAGGVRGRDTLWIRTWNGLQDSINPNTSQRIADRDGNGNIQYKNGLNDPVPDNFGYQFSVLGGNPLNITQQPGALSGIRARGGDIMTAIPLTSKSAVIAPFWGDMILSQYDPETKQRDEHGMVHYKRTYTNDSLIVAFFRIQPKGALATTQGTINIDPDSRPARTNYVTADAHVVLSGVDSSITIHYTRIADRFTHNGNNPLGRPVVGHVVFRYNSVAGVRGFARHVNYGKGGLIAGQPWAGEYPQATTWFQSYRVNNPNVEYPQSGSVVKFKQWQNTLRVHEIAYRVRSKDPAASNPTAFVTTIPAAEVADYELLAGHERLGAIQPVVLIQNLTNEIQGTSGINFVKQDLTFRGRFQIRNTISNRIIYNRLVPVDALCMGLSDDPEDAQKCNGDPSVKVRLANFNGTTLNIFNNFQQTGFNGVPPYYFVQIQFPPFEPNEFIDNHIGRMRSFVIAEPVNPASGERLRDNWPFDDTSKITLFVMRRYYDEHPIPAFRQFEDDGSEWHVDTESGDNIPSAWKWVSINTEMVSGDDVSKYPLSPRGPVRNQNNVIDNGIGTQQARVLMSPVIKMNRVTIDGGEPLPRYQDNRTPKRGGDEIRSFPIDLRGKQNPILTLSIQRTTHRDDWERGWSDQLMIGPEPRVMVASNPFNLYAPGQSVSNVPDEIVVEFAKPSDDEIDRITNIKLEDWRHLPYRRGTKEAALSNQAPLTLFGAGGYMIGFLETDKDSTLALPDANTGRLNSLRANRFDDGIDWEYQKFAIPIPDTFILWKNQGAKHFRFRVKVLATNDGPKCIGCIEDDTDDFYVDNIKILYRAEITDVEVTSVKVSWPYTIVPASQATSIPITVRVSNNTDIEASNLSIKVNIWRTNSFGEIIDDAPIYCRTQTISNLVRRGTLDQLMPSWNARKSLRDSIGYFRLIANVFMNEPDLVPRNDTTYSDFILRVGRVFAYDPPDAEPSNSGMLGANGLNFLLPQLPSGQPRSGPAWDGVLDTRGAVGGSGSGAVAVKFNLLNSDTLRGFSVLWAPMNQAADQITMSLYTDGDRLPLTNNLRLRTITTRGGANFQNIYGRYVDYIFNTPQVLERGTYWISISQDGETGMELGAASSRGGMRTLNTYVSPAGVWGEAGTTLSLDKNFRKVQGGNFINDNFFAFQNVSGALGWVEFTPSSGNIGFGHLNHYGAPVDPATQTMSRGFWVPMIRPYFGPKGFGEAADEFQWCPDDIPVELYTFTGSVRTSGIDLYWETASEINNYGFFVERRIAESDEEFKQIGFVAGVGNSNTISRYNFMDKDVQVKTTYEYRLRQMDRDGTQDCFTSNIVTLTYDRIGDLVLEQNQPNPFVNQTLIKFNVPQPQNVKLDIVDMFGNVVRVLANESMSAKEHSVIFDGNDSYGNALPSGSYIYRLTSEGDILTGKMSIVR, encoded by the coding sequence ATGAAAAAGCTTTTACTCCTTATAGCTCTGATGATAGGTCTCGTACTTAGCGTCGCTTATACTAAAGATAAGAATGACGACGATGATGAGCTTTTAAGAAGAAGCCAGTTGCAGGAGCCGCCAACATTTAACGCAGGAAGTACAAGTTTCCCAAGAAACTTTGCACCGACAGCTCAATGGCAGGATCCTTTTAATGCTGCAGTATCAACCGGTTACTACTGGATTGACAACACTGAAGTATTAAGCGAGCAATTGTTTCCAAATATGCGTCCGGCAATCGGAAGGGCAGATACTTTCTATCAGCCTGAATTGTGGCGTAAGATTACACCCGGTCCTCGTATGCTTCCAAAAACATACTGGGAACAAAACAAAGAAGAAGGACTTGCATTTTTCCGCCAACCAGCTGATCCAGACTTCTGGACAAGTCCCACAGACTCAACTGATGATGCTATTGCCGGTCCGATTCCACTTGGTATCCGTGGTGGCTTTTACTTTAACGGATTACGTTATGACTCTTTTTATGTGTCAACCAATGGCGTAATAGCACTTACAAACAGAAGATATTTTTACGATGCAAATGGCAACAGAGTAATTCCTCCGGGAGCAACAAACTGCTACGACCCAATGTCTATGGACTGGTTTGCAGGTGGCGTTCGCGGGCGTGATACTCTTTGGATAAGAACCTGGAACGGACTTCAGGATTCTATTAACCCTAATACAAGTCAGAGAATAGCTGACAGAGACGGTAACGGAAATATTCAATACAAAAATGGTCTTAATGACCCCGTTCCTGATAACTTCGGTTATCAATTCTCAGTTTTAGGCGGTAATCCTCTTAATATTACTCAACAACCAGGCGCCTTAAGCGGTATTCGTGCACGTGGAGGTGATATTATGACTGCAATCCCTCTTACCAGCAAGTCTGCTGTAATTGCTCCATTCTGGGGTGATATGATTCTTTCTCAGTATGACCCTGAAACAAAACAAAGAGACGAGCATGGTATGGTTCATTACAAGAGAACTTATACTAATGACTCTTTAATCGTCGCTTTTTTCAGAATTCAGCCTAAAGGTGCTTTGGCTACAACTCAAGGTACTATCAATATTGATCCTGATTCAAGACCTGCCAGAACAAATTATGTAACTGCTGATGCTCACGTGGTTCTTTCCGGTGTAGACTCAAGTATTACAATTCATTATACCAGAATAGCTGACAGGTTTACACATAATGGCAATAATCCTCTTGGAAGACCTGTAGTTGGGCACGTTGTATTCAGATACAACTCTGTAGCAGGTGTTCGCGGTTTTGCCCGTCACGTAAATTACGGCAAGGGCGGACTTATTGCGGGACAGCCTTGGGCAGGTGAATATCCACAAGCTACTACATGGTTCCAGTCTTATAGAGTAAACAATCCTAATGTGGAATATCCTCAGTCCGGTTCTGTTGTTAAATTCAAACAGTGGCAGAATACACTTCGCGTTCATGAAATTGCATACCGCGTAAGAAGTAAAGATCCAGCTGCTTCAAATCCAACAGCATTTGTTACAACCATTCCTGCTGCTGAAGTAGCTGATTACGAACTTTTGGCAGGTCACGAAAGACTTGGTGCAATTCAGCCTGTTGTTCTAATTCAGAACTTAACAAATGAAATCCAAGGTACTTCAGGTATCAACTTTGTTAAACAAGACCTTACTTTCCGTGGACGTTTCCAGATTAGAAATACAATTTCTAACAGAATCATTTACAACCGTCTTGTACCTGTTGATGCACTATGTATGGGCTTATCTGACGATCCTGAAGATGCTCAGAAATGTAATGGTGACCCTTCTGTTAAAGTCAGACTTGCTAACTTCAATGGTACTACTTTAAATATTTTCAATAATTTCCAGCAAACAGGTTTCAATGGTGTACCTCCGTACTATTTTGTACAGATTCAATTCCCACCATTTGAGCCAAATGAATTTATTGATAACCACATCGGAAGAATGCGTTCATTCGTAATCGCTGAGCCTGTAAATCCTGCTTCAGGTGAAAGACTCCGCGATAACTGGCCCTTCGATGATACTTCAAAGATTACTCTATTTGTAATGAGAAGATATTATGACGAACATCCAATCCCTGCTTTCAGACAGTTTGAAGATGATGGCTCAGAATGGCATGTTGATACTGAATCAGGTGATAATATTCCTTCAGCTTGGAAATGGGTTAGTATTAATACTGAAATGGTTTCCGGTGATGACGTTTCTAAATATCCACTTTCACCACGTGGTCCTGTCAGAAACCAAAATAACGTAATTGATAACGGTATTGGTACTCAGCAGGCAAGAGTCCTTATGTCACCGGTAATTAAGATGAACCGTGTTACAATCGATGGCGGCGAACCACTGCCGAGATATCAGGATAACCGTACTCCAAAACGTGGCGGTGACGAAATTCGTTCATTCCCGATTGACTTACGTGGCAAGCAAAATCCAATTCTTACTCTCTCTATCCAGAGAACAACTCACAGAGATGACTGGGAAAGAGGTTGGAGTGACCAGCTTATGATCGGTCCTGAACCAAGAGTAATGGTTGCAAGTAATCCATTCAATTTGTATGCTCCCGGACAGTCTGTTAGTAATGTTCCTGATGAAATAGTAGTTGAATTTGCTAAACCATCGGATGATGAAATTGACAGAATTACAAACATTAAACTTGAAGACTGGAGACACTTGCCTTACAGAAGAGGTACTAAAGAAGCAGCTCTTTCTAATCAAGCTCCATTAACATTATTTGGTGCCGGTGGTTATATGATTGGTTTCTTAGAAACTGATAAAGACTCTACTCTTGCTCTTCCTGATGCAAATACCGGTAGATTAAACTCACTCAGAGCCAACAGATTTGATGATGGTATTGACTGGGAATATCAGAAATTTGCTATTCCAATTCCTGATACATTTATTTTATGGAAAAATCAAGGTGCTAAGCACTTTAGATTCAGAGTTAAAGTATTAGCTACTAACGATGGTCCAAAATGTATTGGATGTATAGAAGATGATACTGATGATTTCTATGTAGATAATATCAAGATTCTTTACAGAGCTGAAATCACTGACGTTGAAGTAACTTCAGTTAAGGTTTCATGGCCTTATACGATTGTACCTGCATCACAGGCAACTTCAATTCCGATTACAGTGCGTGTTTCTAACAATACTGATATTGAAGCTTCAAATCTTTCTATAAAAGTAAATATCTGGAGAACTAACTCATTCGGTGAAATAATTGACGACGCTCCAATTTACTGCCGTACTCAAACTATTTCAAACCTTGTTAGAAGAGGAACGCTCGATCAGCTAATGCCTTCATGGAATGCAAGAAAGAGCTTACGTGATAGTATTGGATATTTCAGACTAATTGCTAATGTATTTATGAACGAACCAGACCTTGTACCAAGAAACGATACTACATATTCTGACTTTATTTTAAGAGTAGGACGTGTATTTGCTTACGACCCACCTGATGCTGAGCCATCAAACTCAGGTATGCTTGGTGCAAATGGTCTTAACTTCTTACTTCCACAGCTTCCTTCCGGTCAACCACGTTCAGGTCCTGCATGGGACGGCGTACTTGATACAAGAGGTGCTGTAGGCGGTTCCGGTTCCGGTGCTGTAGCTGTTAAGTTTAACCTTCTTAATTCTGACACACTTCGCGGCTTCTCTGTTCTTTGGGCTCCGATGAATCAGGCTGCAGATCAGATTACTATGTCACTTTACACTGATGGTGACAGACTACCTTTGACTAATAACCTCAGACTCAGAACTATCACAACACGTGGCGGTGCTAATTTCCAGAATATCTATGGAAGATATGTTGATTATATATTTAACACTCCACAGGTTCTTGAGAGAGGTACATACTGGATTTCAATTTCTCAGGATGGTGAAACAGGTATGGAACTCGGCGCTGCATCGTCAAGAGGCGGTATGAGAACTCTGAATACTTACGTTTCTCCTGCAGGTGTTTGGGGTGAAGCGGGTACTACATTATCACTTGATAAAAACTTCCGTAAAGTACAGGGTGGTAACTTTATTAATGACAACTTCTTCGCATTCCAGAACGTATCAGGTGCATTAGGCTGGGTAGAGTTTACTCCTTCTTCAGGTAATATTGGATTTGGTCACCTTAACCATTATGGTGCTCCCGTTGACCCTGCTACTCAAACTATGTCACGCGGTTTCTGGGTTCCTATGATTCGTCCTTACTTCGGTCCTAAAGGATTTGGCGAAGCAGCTGATGAATTCCAATGGTGTCCGGATGATATTCCTGTTGAGCTTTATACTTTTACAGGAAGTGTACGCACAAGCGGTATTGACCTATACTGGGAAACTGCATCAGAAATCAACAATTACGGATTCTTTGTTGAAAGAAGAATTGCTGAGAGCGATGAAGAGTTTAAACAAATCGGTTTCGTAGCCGGTGTTGGAAACTCAAATACTATCAGCCGTTATAATTTCATGGACAAAGACGTTCAGGTTAAAACTACTTATGAATATCGTCTCCGTCAAATGGACAGAGATGGTACTCAGGATTGCTTTACTTCTAACATCGTTACATTGACTTACGATAGGATCGGCGACCTTGTTTTAGAACAAAATCAACCGAATCCTTTCGTAAATCAAACACTAATCAAATTCAATGTTCCTCAGCCTCAGAATGTGAAACTTGATATTGTAGATATGTTTGGTAACGTGGTTAGAGTACTTGCTAATGAATCTATGTCTGCAAAAGAACATTCAGTTATCTTTGATGGTAATGACAGCTATGGCAACGCACTTCCAAGTGGAAGCTATATCTACAGACTTACTTCAGAGGGTGACATTCTGACAGGCAAGATGAGTATTGTTCGCTAA